From one Triticum aestivum cultivar Chinese Spring chromosome 4B, IWGSC CS RefSeq v2.1, whole genome shotgun sequence genomic stretch:
- the LOC123091654 gene encoding protein ZINC INDUCED FACILITATOR-LIKE 1 isoform X4 → MAEQDRNGRAAAAESSVPLLEKKADGVLYVEGCPGCAVDRRKAANPGIPYGTFIYVWTVTLCTGQEGAVPMICLSCVEKAMAANEEEEGTSPLLIKAERRHHPGCPGCDHDRRKELRTGLPYKEFSYVWMICLTTALPISSLFPFLYFMIRDLHVAKRTEDIGFYAGFVGASFMFGRCLTSTLWGIAADRIGRKPVVVFGILSVVIFNTLFGLSVTYWMAIATRFLLGALNGLLGPMKAYAIEVCRPEHEPLALSLVSTAWGIGLIIGPALGGYLALPAEKYPNIFSPDSLFGRFPYFLPCLCTSVFAAIVLISCIWMPETLHKHKVSDDGNQSVEALEAHLIDPKEEVGQSNSSNTKKSLFKNWPLMSSIIVYCVFSFHDMAYTEVFSLWAESDRKYGGLSLSSEDVGQTLAITGASLLVYQLFMYPSIIKVLGPIKSSQIAAVLCIPILFAYPYMTYLSGPGLSIVLNIASVIKNNLGVTIITGTFILQNNAVPQNQRGAANGLAMTGMSFFKAVAPAGAGIVFSWAQKRQHAFFFPGDQMVFFLLNIIELLGLVLTFRPFLAVPEQYERN, encoded by the exons ATGGCGGAGCAAGACCGCaatgggcgggcggcggcggcagagtcGTCGGTGCCGTTGCTGGAGAAGAAGGCGGACGGCGTGCTGTACGTGGAGGGCTGCCCCGGGTGCGCGGTGGACCGGCGGAAGGCGGCCAACCCGGGCATCCCCTACGGCACCTTCATCTACGTCTGGACCGTCACCCTCTGCACCGGTCA GGAGGGAGCAGTACCAATGATCTGTCTGTCCTGTGTGGAGAAAG CAATGGCGGccaatgaggaggaggaggggacTTCGCCGCTGCTGATCAAGGCGGAGCGCCGGCACCACCCGGGCTGCCCGGGCTGCGACCACGACCGGAGGAAGGAGCTCCGCACCGGGCTACCTTACAAGGAATTCTCCTACGTCTGGATGATCTGTCTTACCACCG CTTTACCAATATCGTCACTGTTCCCCTTCTTGTATTTCATG ATAAGAGACTTGCATGTTGCAAAAAGAACAGAAGATATTGGGTTCTATGCTGGGTTTGTAG GTGCTTCTTTTATGTTTGGTAGATGTTTGACTTCAACTCTTTGGGGAATAGCAGCAGATCGTATTGGGAGGAAGCCTGTTGTTGTGTTTGGCATTCTCTCTGT GGTGATATTTAATACTTTGTTTGGGCTTAGCGTCACCTATTGGATGGCAATAGCTACAAGGTTTCTCCTTGGCGCTTTAAATGGCTTACTTGGACCAATGAAG GCTTATGCTATTGAAGTTTGCCGACCTGAACATGAACCTCTAGCACTATCACTT GTCAGCACGGCATGGGGAATAGGTCTCATCATTGGTCCTGCTCTTGGAGGCTACCTTGCACTG CCTGCAGAGAAATACCCAAATATATTTTCACCTGACTCATTATTTGGAAG GTTCCCGTACTTCTTACCATGCTTGTGCACATCAGTCTTTGCTGCCATTGTTCTGATAAGCTGCATATGGATGCCG GAGACGTTACACAAGCATAAAGTCAGTGATGATGGAAATCAAAGTGTTGAAGCTTTGGAGGCCCATCTGATTGATCCAAAAGAGGAGGTTGGACAAAGTAATAGTTCGAATACCAAGAAGAGCTTATTCAAGAATTGGCCATTGATGTCATCTATAATTGTTTATTGCGTCTTCTCCTTCCACGATATGGCTTATACAGAG GTGTTCTCTCTATGGGCTGAAAGTGACAGGAAGTATGGTGGACTGAGTTTATCATCTGAAGATGTAGGTCAAACACTTGCAATTACAG GTGCCAGTCTTCTTGTGTATCAACTATTTATGTACCCATCCATCATTAAAGTTCTTGGACCTATCAAATCTTCTCAGATCGCAGCT GTTCTGTGCATACCTATTCTCTTTGCCTACCCCTATATGACGTACCTGTCAGGACCTGGATTATCGATCGTACTGAATATTGCATCAGTCATAAAAAATAATCTTGGT GTTACTATCATCACAGGCACTTTCATCCTTCAAAACAATGCCGTG CCTCAGAACCAAAGAGGAGCAGCAAATGGATTAGCCATGACTGGAATGTCCTTTTTCAAGGCAGTTGCCCCTGCAGGTGCCGGCATTGT GTTCTCGTGGGCGCAGAAACGCCAGCATGCTTTCTTCTTTCCAG GTGATCAGATGGTGTTCTTTCTGCTGAACATCATCGAGCTCCTTGGACTTGTCCTCACATTCAGACCCTTCCTGGCCGTGCCAGAGCAGTATGAAAGAAATTAG
- the LOC123091654 gene encoding protein ZINC INDUCED FACILITATOR-LIKE 1 isoform X1 — MAEQDRNGRAAAAESSVPLLEKKADGVLYVEGCPGCAVDRRKAANPGIPYGTFIYVWTVTLCTALPISSLFPFLYFMIRDLHVAKRTEDIGFYAGFVGASFMFGRCLTSTLWGIAADRIGRKPVVVFGILSVVIFNTLFGLSVTYWMAIATRFLLGALNGLLGPMKAYAIEVCRPEHEPLALSLVSTAWGIGLIIGPALGGYLALPAEKYPNIFSPDSLFGRFPYFLPCLCTSVFAAIVLISCIWMPETLHKHKVSDDGNQSVEALEAHLIDPKEEVGQSNSSNTKKSLFKNWPLMSSIIVYCVFSFHDMAYTEVFSLWAESDRKYGGLSLSSEDVGQTLAITGASLLVYQLFMYPSIIKVLGPIKSSQIAAVLCIPILFAYPYMTYLSGPGLSIVLNIASVIKNNLGVTIITGTFILQNNAVPQNQRGAANGLAMTGMSFFKAVAPAGAGIVFSWAQKRQHAFFFPGDQMVFFLLNIIELLGLVLTFRPFLAVPEQYERN; from the exons ATGGCGGAGCAAGACCGCaatgggcgggcggcggcggcagagtcGTCGGTGCCGTTGCTGGAGAAGAAGGCGGACGGCGTGCTGTACGTGGAGGGCTGCCCCGGGTGCGCGGTGGACCGGCGGAAGGCGGCCAACCCGGGCATCCCCTACGGCACCTTCATCTACGTCTGGACCGTCACCCTCTGCACCG CTTTACCAATATCGTCACTGTTCCCCTTCTTGTATTTCATG ATAAGAGACTTGCATGTTGCAAAAAGAACAGAAGATATTGGGTTCTATGCTGGGTTTGTAG GTGCTTCTTTTATGTTTGGTAGATGTTTGACTTCAACTCTTTGGGGAATAGCAGCAGATCGTATTGGGAGGAAGCCTGTTGTTGTGTTTGGCATTCTCTCTGT GGTGATATTTAATACTTTGTTTGGGCTTAGCGTCACCTATTGGATGGCAATAGCTACAAGGTTTCTCCTTGGCGCTTTAAATGGCTTACTTGGACCAATGAAG GCTTATGCTATTGAAGTTTGCCGACCTGAACATGAACCTCTAGCACTATCACTT GTCAGCACGGCATGGGGAATAGGTCTCATCATTGGTCCTGCTCTTGGAGGCTACCTTGCACTG CCTGCAGAGAAATACCCAAATATATTTTCACCTGACTCATTATTTGGAAG GTTCCCGTACTTCTTACCATGCTTGTGCACATCAGTCTTTGCTGCCATTGTTCTGATAAGCTGCATATGGATGCCG GAGACGTTACACAAGCATAAAGTCAGTGATGATGGAAATCAAAGTGTTGAAGCTTTGGAGGCCCATCTGATTGATCCAAAAGAGGAGGTTGGACAAAGTAATAGTTCGAATACCAAGAAGAGCTTATTCAAGAATTGGCCATTGATGTCATCTATAATTGTTTATTGCGTCTTCTCCTTCCACGATATGGCTTATACAGAG GTGTTCTCTCTATGGGCTGAAAGTGACAGGAAGTATGGTGGACTGAGTTTATCATCTGAAGATGTAGGTCAAACACTTGCAATTACAG GTGCCAGTCTTCTTGTGTATCAACTATTTATGTACCCATCCATCATTAAAGTTCTTGGACCTATCAAATCTTCTCAGATCGCAGCT GTTCTGTGCATACCTATTCTCTTTGCCTACCCCTATATGACGTACCTGTCAGGACCTGGATTATCGATCGTACTGAATATTGCATCAGTCATAAAAAATAATCTTGGT GTTACTATCATCACAGGCACTTTCATCCTTCAAAACAATGCCGTG CCTCAGAACCAAAGAGGAGCAGCAAATGGATTAGCCATGACTGGAATGTCCTTTTTCAAGGCAGTTGCCCCTGCAGGTGCCGGCATTGT GTTCTCGTGGGCGCAGAAACGCCAGCATGCTTTCTTCTTTCCAG GTGATCAGATGGTGTTCTTTCTGCTGAACATCATCGAGCTCCTTGGACTTGTCCTCACATTCAGACCCTTCCTGGCCGTGCCAGAGCAGTATGAAAGAAATTAG
- the LOC123091654 gene encoding protein ZINC INDUCED FACILITATOR-LIKE 1 isoform X3 has product MAEQDRNGRAAAAESSVPLLEKKADGVLYVEGCPGCAVDRRKAANPGIPYGTFIYVWTVTLCTALPISSLFPFLYFMIRDLHVAKRTEDIGFYAGFVGASFMFGRCLTSTLWGIAADRIGRKPVVVFGILSVVIFNTLFGLSVTYWMAIATRFLLGALNGLLGPMKAYAIEVCRPEHEPLALSLVSTAWGIGLIIGPALGGYLALPAEKYPNIFSPDSLFGRFPYFLPCLCTSVFAAIVLISCIWMPETLHKHKVSDDGNQSVEALEAHLIDPKEEVGQSNSSNTKKSLFKNWPLMSSIIVYCVFSFHDMAYTEVFSLWAESDRKYGGLSLSSEDVGQTLAITGASLLVYQLFMYPSIIKVLGPIKSSQIAAVLCIPILFAYPYMTYLSGPGLSIVLNIASVIKNNLGISTD; this is encoded by the exons ATGGCGGAGCAAGACCGCaatgggcgggcggcggcggcagagtcGTCGGTGCCGTTGCTGGAGAAGAAGGCGGACGGCGTGCTGTACGTGGAGGGCTGCCCCGGGTGCGCGGTGGACCGGCGGAAGGCGGCCAACCCGGGCATCCCCTACGGCACCTTCATCTACGTCTGGACCGTCACCCTCTGCACCG CTTTACCAATATCGTCACTGTTCCCCTTCTTGTATTTCATG ATAAGAGACTTGCATGTTGCAAAAAGAACAGAAGATATTGGGTTCTATGCTGGGTTTGTAG GTGCTTCTTTTATGTTTGGTAGATGTTTGACTTCAACTCTTTGGGGAATAGCAGCAGATCGTATTGGGAGGAAGCCTGTTGTTGTGTTTGGCATTCTCTCTGT GGTGATATTTAATACTTTGTTTGGGCTTAGCGTCACCTATTGGATGGCAATAGCTACAAGGTTTCTCCTTGGCGCTTTAAATGGCTTACTTGGACCAATGAAG GCTTATGCTATTGAAGTTTGCCGACCTGAACATGAACCTCTAGCACTATCACTT GTCAGCACGGCATGGGGAATAGGTCTCATCATTGGTCCTGCTCTTGGAGGCTACCTTGCACTG CCTGCAGAGAAATACCCAAATATATTTTCACCTGACTCATTATTTGGAAG GTTCCCGTACTTCTTACCATGCTTGTGCACATCAGTCTTTGCTGCCATTGTTCTGATAAGCTGCATATGGATGCCG GAGACGTTACACAAGCATAAAGTCAGTGATGATGGAAATCAAAGTGTTGAAGCTTTGGAGGCCCATCTGATTGATCCAAAAGAGGAGGTTGGACAAAGTAATAGTTCGAATACCAAGAAGAGCTTATTCAAGAATTGGCCATTGATGTCATCTATAATTGTTTATTGCGTCTTCTCCTTCCACGATATGGCTTATACAGAG GTGTTCTCTCTATGGGCTGAAAGTGACAGGAAGTATGGTGGACTGAGTTTATCATCTGAAGATGTAGGTCAAACACTTGCAATTACAG GTGCCAGTCTTCTTGTGTATCAACTATTTATGTACCCATCCATCATTAAAGTTCTTGGACCTATCAAATCTTCTCAGATCGCAGCT GTTCTGTGCATACCTATTCTCTTTGCCTACCCCTATATGACGTACCTGTCAGGACCTGGATTATCGATCGTACTGAATATTGCATCAGTCATAAAAAATAATCTTGGT ATCTCGACTGACTGA
- the LOC123091654 gene encoding protein ZINC INDUCED FACILITATOR-LIKE 1 isoform X2 — translation MAANEEEEGTSPLLIKAERRHHPGCPGCDHDRRKELRTGLPYKEFSYVWMICLTTALPISSLFPFLYFMIRDLHVAKRTEDIGFYAGFVGASFMFGRCLTSTLWGIAADRIGRKPVVVFGILSVVIFNTLFGLSVTYWMAIATRFLLGALNGLLGPMKAYAIEVCRPEHEPLALSLVSTAWGIGLIIGPALGGYLALPAEKYPNIFSPDSLFGRFPYFLPCLCTSVFAAIVLISCIWMPETLHKHKVSDDGNQSVEALEAHLIDPKEEVGQSNSSNTKKSLFKNWPLMSSIIVYCVFSFHDMAYTEVFSLWAESDRKYGGLSLSSEDVGQTLAITGASLLVYQLFMYPSIIKVLGPIKSSQIAAVLCIPILFAYPYMTYLSGPGLSIVLNIASVIKNNLGVTIITGTFILQNNAVPQNQRGAANGLAMTGMSFFKAVAPAGAGIVFSWAQKRQHAFFFPGDQMVFFLLNIIELLGLVLTFRPFLAVPEQYERN, via the exons ATGGCGGccaatgaggaggaggaggggacTTCGCCGCTGCTGATCAAGGCGGAGCGCCGGCACCACCCGGGCTGCCCGGGCTGCGACCACGACCGGAGGAAGGAGCTCCGCACCGGGCTACCTTACAAGGAATTCTCCTACGTCTGGATGATCTGTCTTACCACCG CTTTACCAATATCGTCACTGTTCCCCTTCTTGTATTTCATG ATAAGAGACTTGCATGTTGCAAAAAGAACAGAAGATATTGGGTTCTATGCTGGGTTTGTAG GTGCTTCTTTTATGTTTGGTAGATGTTTGACTTCAACTCTTTGGGGAATAGCAGCAGATCGTATTGGGAGGAAGCCTGTTGTTGTGTTTGGCATTCTCTCTGT GGTGATATTTAATACTTTGTTTGGGCTTAGCGTCACCTATTGGATGGCAATAGCTACAAGGTTTCTCCTTGGCGCTTTAAATGGCTTACTTGGACCAATGAAG GCTTATGCTATTGAAGTTTGCCGACCTGAACATGAACCTCTAGCACTATCACTT GTCAGCACGGCATGGGGAATAGGTCTCATCATTGGTCCTGCTCTTGGAGGCTACCTTGCACTG CCTGCAGAGAAATACCCAAATATATTTTCACCTGACTCATTATTTGGAAG GTTCCCGTACTTCTTACCATGCTTGTGCACATCAGTCTTTGCTGCCATTGTTCTGATAAGCTGCATATGGATGCCG GAGACGTTACACAAGCATAAAGTCAGTGATGATGGAAATCAAAGTGTTGAAGCTTTGGAGGCCCATCTGATTGATCCAAAAGAGGAGGTTGGACAAAGTAATAGTTCGAATACCAAGAAGAGCTTATTCAAGAATTGGCCATTGATGTCATCTATAATTGTTTATTGCGTCTTCTCCTTCCACGATATGGCTTATACAGAG GTGTTCTCTCTATGGGCTGAAAGTGACAGGAAGTATGGTGGACTGAGTTTATCATCTGAAGATGTAGGTCAAACACTTGCAATTACAG GTGCCAGTCTTCTTGTGTATCAACTATTTATGTACCCATCCATCATTAAAGTTCTTGGACCTATCAAATCTTCTCAGATCGCAGCT GTTCTGTGCATACCTATTCTCTTTGCCTACCCCTATATGACGTACCTGTCAGGACCTGGATTATCGATCGTACTGAATATTGCATCAGTCATAAAAAATAATCTTGGT GTTACTATCATCACAGGCACTTTCATCCTTCAAAACAATGCCGTG CCTCAGAACCAAAGAGGAGCAGCAAATGGATTAGCCATGACTGGAATGTCCTTTTTCAAGGCAGTTGCCCCTGCAGGTGCCGGCATTGT GTTCTCGTGGGCGCAGAAACGCCAGCATGCTTTCTTCTTTCCAG GTGATCAGATGGTGTTCTTTCTGCTGAACATCATCGAGCTCCTTGGACTTGTCCTCACATTCAGACCCTTCCTGGCCGTGCCAGAGCAGTATGAAAGAAATTAG